The following proteins come from a genomic window of Syntrophorhabdaceae bacterium:
- a CDS encoding 3-isopropylmalate dehydrogenase, whose amino-acid sequence MAREHNIAVIPGDGTGPEVVAEGIKVLNAASNRLGFTLRYTHYDLGGERYKKTGDLLPESILSELRQFKAIFLGAIGHPDVKPGILEKEILLKARFELDQYINLRPVKLYEGVETPLANKGPKEIDFVVVRENTEGLYAGAGGVLKKGTRDEVAIQESINTRKGVERCLRFAFDYTRKRNQAKKLTLCGKTNVLTYAFNLWERAFYEVATEYKDITTDYAHVDATCMWMVKNPEWFDVIVTDNMFGDIITDLGAMIQGGMGVACGGNINPEGVSMFEPIGGSAPKYTGLNVINPLAAILAGGMLLEFIGEQEGADLIEKAVQEAIAKHLKSQEAGKMGMGTREVGDLIAGIVATI is encoded by the coding sequence ATGGCAAGGGAACACAATATCGCGGTAATACCCGGAGACGGGACAGGTCCCGAGGTCGTGGCGGAAGGCATAAAGGTACTGAACGCCGCATCGAACCGGCTGGGATTCACACTCAGATACACTCACTATGACCTTGGCGGTGAGCGGTACAAAAAGACGGGAGACCTTCTTCCTGAAAGTATCCTGTCGGAGCTCCGGCAGTTCAAAGCCATATTTCTAGGCGCCATAGGACATCCGGACGTAAAGCCCGGTATTTTGGAAAAAGAGATACTTCTGAAAGCGCGTTTCGAGCTGGATCAATATATCAATCTAAGACCTGTGAAACTTTACGAAGGCGTGGAGACGCCCCTCGCGAACAAGGGACCCAAGGAGATAGATTTCGTGGTAGTACGGGAAAACACCGAGGGCCTCTACGCGGGCGCCGGAGGTGTCCTGAAGAAAGGGACCAGGGACGAGGTCGCCATTCAGGAATCGATCAATACCCGTAAAGGCGTCGAGCGATGTCTCAGGTTCGCCTTTGACTATACCCGAAAAAGGAATCAAGCGAAGAAACTTACCCTCTGCGGCAAGACCAATGTGCTCACCTACGCCTTCAACCTCTGGGAAAGAGCGTTTTATGAAGTCGCTACGGAGTACAAAGATATCACCACCGATTACGCCCATGTGGACGCCACCTGCATGTGGATGGTGAAAAATCCTGAATGGTTCGATGTGATCGTCACCGATAACATGTTCGGCGACATCATCACTGACCTCGGAGCCATGATACAGGGCGGCATGGGAGTTGCCTGCGGGGGAAATATCAATCCTGAAGGCGTTTCCATGTTCGAACCCATCGGAGGCTCGGCCCCGAAATATACGGGCCTCAATGTGATCAACCCCCTTGCCGCCATACTGGCAGGAGGGATGCTGCTTGAATTCATAGGGGAACAGGAAGGAGCCGACCTGATCGAGAAGGCCGTCCAGGAGGCGATCGCAAAACACCTCAAATCCCAGGAAGCGGGTAAAATGGGGATGGGTACCCGTGAGGTGGGAGATCTTATTGCCGGGATAGTTGCGACGATCTAG